A window of the Microbacterium sp. AZCO genome harbors these coding sequences:
- a CDS encoding ABC transporter permease, whose amino-acid sequence MSDTTALLPDIAERTDDTFAQTAPDRFEDAVSAHTRRPRVSRLVGLLRRPLVVLSAAWLLLVLVAAVWPNLLAPGDPYLGIPADKLQPPSLEHWFGTDQIGRDLYTRVVHGTSLTLGAAAIAVSVGILVGALFGLIAGFAGGRIDDLVMRGADVLLAIPGLLLSLAIITALGFGTVNVAIAVGAASIASVARIMRSEVLRVRSAGYIEAAYTSGNTWVRVLGRHVLPNAIGPVLVLAVLELGGAILAVSALSFLGYGAQPPLAEWGSLVAAGRDYLRYAWWLTTFPGLVIALTVLAANRLSRALDTDRSVR is encoded by the coding sequence ATGAGCGACACGACCGCTCTTCTTCCCGACATCGCCGAGCGCACCGACGACACGTTCGCGCAGACAGCACCCGACCGCTTCGAGGACGCCGTCTCGGCGCACACGCGCCGCCCTCGCGTCTCTCGCCTCGTCGGGCTCCTGCGCCGCCCGCTCGTCGTGCTCTCCGCGGCGTGGCTGCTGCTCGTGCTCGTCGCGGCGGTCTGGCCGAACCTGCTCGCGCCCGGCGACCCGTACCTCGGCATCCCCGCCGACAAGCTGCAGCCGCCGTCACTCGAGCACTGGTTCGGCACCGACCAGATCGGACGCGACCTCTACACCCGCGTCGTGCACGGCACATCGCTCACCCTCGGGGCGGCCGCGATCGCGGTCAGCGTCGGCATCCTCGTGGGCGCCCTCTTCGGCCTCATCGCCGGCTTCGCGGGAGGCCGCATCGACGACCTCGTCATGCGGGGCGCCGACGTGCTGCTCGCCATCCCGGGCCTGCTCCTCTCGCTCGCGATCATCACGGCGCTCGGCTTCGGCACCGTGAACGTCGCGATCGCGGTCGGCGCCGCGAGCATCGCGTCGGTCGCCCGCATCATGCGCTCGGAGGTTCTGCGCGTGAGATCCGCCGGTTACATCGAGGCCGCGTACACATCGGGCAACACGTGGGTTCGGGTGCTCGGGCGCCATGTGCTCCCCAATGCCATCGGACCCGTGCTCGTGCTCGCGGTGCTCGAACTGGGTGGGGCGATCCTCGCGGTGTCGGCCCTGAGCTTCCTCGGCTACGGCGCACAGCCGCCGCTCGCCGAGTGGGGCTCGCTCGTCGCCGCCGGCCGCGACTACCTGCGCTACGCGTGGTGGCTCACGACCTTCCCCGGCCTCGTCATCGCCCTCACGGTGCTCGCGGCCAACCGCCTGTCGCGCGCCCTCGACACCGATCGGAGCGTCCGATGA
- a CDS encoding carboxymuconolactone decarboxylase family protein: MAEYFDREQDRTYNRVYKSETPDILKSFLQFDQAVFAQEGREIPLKFRELIAVAVGITTQCVYCIDGHTERALRAGATQAELAEAAWVATAIRAGGGYAHGRLAFKFADQAVAHQH; the protein is encoded by the coding sequence ATGGCGGAGTACTTCGACCGCGAACAGGACCGCACCTACAACCGCGTCTACAAGAGCGAGACCCCCGACATCCTGAAGTCCTTCCTGCAGTTCGACCAGGCGGTCTTCGCGCAGGAGGGCCGCGAGATCCCGCTGAAGTTCCGCGAGCTCATCGCGGTCGCGGTCGGCATCACGACCCAATGCGTCTACTGCATCGACGGTCACACCGAGCGTGCGCTGCGCGCCGGTGCGACGCAGGCCGAGCTCGCCGAGGCGGCGTGGGTCGCGACGGCGATCCGCGCGGGCGGCGGCTACGCGCACGGCCGTCTCGCGTTCAAGTTCGCCGACCAGGCCGTCGCGCACCAGCACTGA
- a CDS encoding ABC transporter ATP-binding protein yields the protein MTATPATPVLSVQSLSVSYATSRGEVAAVQDVSFDVAAGETVAIVGESGSGKSTTAHAIVRLLPATARIPSGRALLGDVDLVTASSAELSGIRGRRIGLVPQDPTVSLNPVTRIGAQVAEVLRIHGLADRRAAAERAVEALAEAGLPDPALRATQYPHELSGGMRQRVLIAAALIGRPDLIVADEPTSALDVTVQRQILDQLDALRHERGTGILLITHDLGVAADRADRILVMHRGRLVESGTPDEVLGAPSDPYTQRLIAAAPSISARRGGASLLHAAPPTGAPALAWSAGDPFAGGADAAHAAAAPAATAPAAAARAAAAPAADDRPVLEVRDLVKEFRLPRGSRTDVQRAVDGVSFAIPRATTLALVGESGSGKTTTARLALRLLDATAGEVLLDGDDVTRVRGARLRGLRRRIQLVQQNPYATLNPRLSVEQVITDPLRAFGLGDRRARTQRAAELLDVVALPVSALHRRPVELSGGQRQRVAIARALAISPELLVLDEPVSALDVSIQHQILSLLVHLQREFGLTYLFISHDLAVVRQIAHEVAVMRTGRLVETGPVGAVFDAPADTYTQALIDAIPGGRREAASRTTQS from the coding sequence ATGACCGCCACTCCCGCCACCCCCGTCCTCTCCGTCCAGTCGCTCTCGGTCTCGTACGCGACCTCCCGCGGCGAGGTCGCGGCCGTGCAGGACGTGTCGTTCGACGTCGCCGCCGGTGAGACCGTCGCGATCGTGGGCGAGTCCGGCTCGGGCAAGTCGACCACGGCGCACGCGATCGTGCGGCTGCTGCCCGCCACCGCCCGCATCCCGTCGGGACGGGCCCTGCTGGGCGACGTCGACCTCGTCACGGCCTCGAGTGCCGAGCTCAGCGGCATCCGGGGCCGCCGCATCGGCCTCGTGCCGCAGGACCCGACCGTGAGCCTCAACCCCGTGACACGCATCGGCGCCCAGGTCGCCGAGGTGCTGCGCATCCACGGCCTGGCCGACCGCCGCGCCGCCGCGGAGCGAGCCGTCGAGGCGCTCGCCGAGGCGGGCCTTCCCGACCCGGCGCTCCGTGCGACGCAGTATCCGCACGAGCTGTCCGGCGGGATGCGCCAGCGCGTGCTCATCGCGGCGGCGCTCATCGGCCGCCCCGACCTCATCGTCGCCGACGAGCCGACGAGCGCGCTCGACGTCACGGTGCAGCGCCAGATCCTCGACCAGCTCGACGCGCTGCGGCACGAGCGGGGGACCGGCATCCTGCTCATCACCCACGACCTCGGTGTGGCGGCGGATCGCGCCGACCGCATCCTTGTCATGCACCGCGGACGCCTCGTCGAGTCCGGCACTCCGGACGAGGTGCTGGGCGCGCCGAGCGACCCGTACACGCAGCGGCTCATCGCGGCCGCGCCGAGCATCAGCGCGCGCCGGGGCGGGGCATCCCTCCTCCACGCCGCGCCGCCCACCGGGGCGCCCGCGCTCGCCTGGAGTGCGGGCGACCCCTTCGCCGGGGGAGCGGATGCCGCGCACGCCGCCGCCGCGCCCGCCGCCACGGCACCTGCCGCCGCGGCACGCGCCGCCGCCGCGCCCGCGGCGGACGACCGTCCGGTGCTCGAGGTGCGCGACCTGGTGAAGGAGTTCCGCCTGCCGCGCGGCTCGCGCACCGATGTGCAGCGCGCGGTCGACGGCGTCTCGTTCGCGATCCCGCGGGCCACGACCCTCGCGCTCGTGGGGGAGTCGGGCTCGGGCAAGACCACGACCGCGCGTCTCGCGCTGCGCCTCCTGGACGCGACGGCGGGAGAGGTGCTCCTCGACGGGGACGACGTCACCCGGGTGCGCGGCGCGCGGCTGCGCGGGCTGAGGCGCCGCATCCAGCTCGTGCAGCAGAACCCGTACGCGACGCTCAATCCGCGCCTGTCCGTGGAGCAGGTCATCACCGACCCGCTGCGCGCCTTCGGCCTCGGCGACCGCCGCGCGCGCACGCAGCGCGCCGCCGAGCTGCTCGACGTCGTCGCGCTCCCCGTCTCGGCGCTGCACCGGCGGCCTGTCGAGCTGTCAGGCGGTCAGCGTCAGCGCGTCGCGATCGCCCGCGCGCTGGCGATCTCGCCCGAGCTGCTCGTGCTCGACGAGCCGGTGTCGGCGCTCGACGTGTCGATCCAGCACCAGATCCTGAGCCTCCTCGTGCACCTGCAGCGCGAGTTCGGTCTCACGTACCTGTTCATCTCGCACGACCTCGCCGTCGTGCGGCAGATCGCGCACGAGGTGGCCGTCATGCGCACGGGCCGCCTCGTCGAGACGGGCCCGGTCGGAGCGGTGTTCGACGCGCCCGCCGACACGTACACGCAGGCCCTCATCGACGCGATCCCCGGCGGGCGCCGGGAAGCGGCATCCCGAACCACCCAGTCCTGA
- a CDS encoding LLM class flavin-dependent oxidoreductase — MTTTEKLRLGIALEGAGWHPAAWREPSSRPQELFTPAYWTDVVRIADQGGVDFATIEDSFGLQSSRPFAPDSRTDEVRGRLDALLLAARLAPVTDRIGLIPTVTTTHTEPFHVSKAVATLDYASLGRAGWQPKVSGRADEARHVGRRDIPEIVDYNNDPAVQAVVADLFAEAADVVEVVRRLWDSWEDDAEIRDVETDRFLDADKLHTVDFSSDRFSVRGPSITPRPPQGQPVVASLGHATLPYRFAAASSDLLFVTPVDLASAAAILAEVRDAEAFVGREGEALRVYADILAFLDGDEKAADRLARLDALGRELTSDTRIFTGSAAELADEIAGLGALGYAGVRLRPGVVTDDLPRIAQDLVPELRRRDLVAIEDEPVSLRARLGLPTFVPNRYATAPTTDATVLA, encoded by the coding sequence ATGACCACCACTGAGAAGCTCCGTCTGGGGATCGCCCTGGAGGGCGCCGGATGGCACCCCGCGGCGTGGCGCGAGCCGTCGTCGCGTCCGCAGGAGCTGTTCACCCCGGCCTACTGGACCGACGTCGTGCGCATCGCCGACCAGGGCGGCGTCGACTTCGCCACCATCGAGGACTCGTTCGGCCTGCAGTCGAGCCGGCCGTTCGCCCCCGACAGCCGCACCGACGAGGTGCGCGGACGCCTGGACGCGCTGCTGCTCGCCGCGCGCCTCGCACCCGTGACCGACCGCATCGGACTCATCCCCACCGTAACGACGACGCACACCGAGCCGTTCCACGTCTCGAAGGCCGTCGCGACCCTCGACTACGCGAGCCTCGGCCGGGCGGGCTGGCAGCCCAAGGTCTCGGGCCGGGCCGACGAGGCGCGCCACGTCGGCCGCCGGGACATTCCCGAGATCGTCGATTACAACAACGACCCGGCGGTGCAGGCCGTCGTCGCAGACCTCTTCGCGGAGGCCGCCGACGTCGTCGAGGTCGTGCGCCGGCTCTGGGACAGCTGGGAGGACGACGCCGAGATCCGCGACGTCGAGACCGACCGCTTCCTCGACGCCGACAAGCTCCACACCGTCGACTTCTCGTCCGACCGGTTCAGCGTCCGCGGCCCCTCGATCACGCCGCGCCCGCCGCAGGGCCAGCCCGTCGTGGCCTCGCTCGGCCACGCCACGCTGCCGTACCGCTTCGCCGCGGCATCCAGCGATCTCCTCTTCGTGACCCCGGTCGACCTCGCGTCGGCCGCCGCGATCCTCGCGGAGGTGCGGGATGCCGAGGCCTTCGTCGGGCGCGAGGGCGAGGCGCTGCGGGTCTACGCCGACATCCTCGCCTTCCTCGACGGCGACGAGAAGGCGGCCGATCGCCTCGCGCGCCTCGACGCGCTCGGACGCGAGCTGACCTCCGACACGCGCATCTTCACGGGCTCGGCCGCCGAGCTCGCCGACGAGATCGCGGGGCTCGGCGCGCTCGGCTACGCCGGCGTGCGCCTGCGCCCGGGCGTCGTCACCGACGACCTGCCCCGCATCGCCCAGGACCTCGTCCCCGAGCTGCGCCGCAGGGACCTCGTCGCGATCGAGGACGAGCCGGTGTCGCTGCGCGCCCGCCTCGGCCTTCCGACGTTCGTTCCCAACCGCTACGCGACAGCGCCCACCACCGACGCGACAGTGCTCGCCTGA
- a CDS encoding ABC transporter substrate-binding protein has protein sequence MRIRTTLGVAAALSAVLVLSACASGGTTNPASTPDASAKPVDGGDLTFAVANDPISLNPSGTGSGNDTLYVTRQLVDSLLYQNPDTNTLEPWLATSYTVNDDATVFTFELRDDVTFSDGTSLTAESVKATFDDIVAAGALSQSISAFVGYQETVAVDDHTVEVHFAKPNAAFPQATSSVGLGIVGASTLAVPYAQRADGKALVGTGPFTLASYTKDVSTVLDKRDDYAWGPASLGNDGAAHLDSVTFQIVPEASVRTGGLESDQFDVIGGVQPTDVPVVQAANLPLVHRANPGISFGLTFNEARPIVSDIVVREAIASAVNAEEVRDTSLNELFNVGTSALAKNTPSYADQSSNFEYDPDHAAKLLKDDGWTKGSDGILEKDGQRLALDLIWITNFGPNQTSLELIQQQLKKVGIELNLSGSVVPDFIAKQDAGDFDITWGNLSRADGDVLRTQFSKATTKTRIDDPELEALLQAQLAEPDPTKRDAILADAQARIASQYYQIPVHELTSILGTQDDVHDVSLGADSRLDSLVAAWKDAS, from the coding sequence ATGAGAATCCGCACCACTCTGGGCGTCGCGGCGGCGCTCAGCGCCGTCCTCGTCCTCTCGGCCTGCGCGAGCGGCGGCACGACGAACCCGGCGAGCACCCCCGACGCGTCGGCGAAGCCCGTCGACGGCGGCGACCTCACGTTCGCCGTCGCGAACGACCCCATCTCGCTCAACCCGTCGGGCACGGGCTCGGGCAACGACACGCTGTACGTCACGCGTCAGCTCGTCGACTCGCTGCTCTACCAGAATCCCGACACCAACACGCTCGAGCCGTGGCTCGCGACCTCGTACACCGTGAACGATGACGCGACGGTCTTCACATTCGAACTCCGCGACGACGTCACGTTCTCCGACGGCACGTCGCTCACGGCCGAGTCCGTCAAGGCCACGTTCGACGACATCGTCGCGGCAGGCGCCCTGAGCCAGTCGATCTCCGCGTTCGTCGGCTACCAGGAGACGGTCGCGGTGGACGACCACACCGTCGAGGTGCACTTCGCCAAGCCCAACGCGGCCTTCCCGCAGGCGACCTCGTCGGTCGGGCTCGGCATCGTCGGCGCCTCGACCCTCGCCGTGCCCTACGCGCAGCGCGCGGACGGCAAGGCCCTCGTCGGCACCGGCCCCTTCACCCTGGCCTCGTACACGAAGGACGTCTCGACGGTCCTCGACAAGCGCGACGATTACGCGTGGGGTCCGGCATCCCTCGGCAATGACGGAGCCGCGCACCTCGACAGCGTGACGTTCCAGATCGTGCCCGAGGCGAGCGTGCGCACCGGCGGCCTGGAGTCCGACCAGTTCGACGTCATCGGCGGCGTGCAGCCGACCGACGTGCCCGTGGTGCAGGCCGCGAACCTGCCGCTCGTCCACCGCGCGAACCCGGGCATCAGCTTCGGCCTGACCTTCAACGAGGCGCGCCCGATCGTTTCGGACATCGTCGTGCGCGAGGCGATCGCGTCGGCGGTCAACGCCGAAGAGGTGCGCGACACGTCGCTCAACGAGCTCTTCAACGTCGGCACGAGCGCCCTCGCGAAGAACACGCCCTCGTACGCCGACCAGAGCTCGAACTTCGAGTACGACCCCGACCACGCCGCCAAGCTGCTGAAGGACGACGGCTGGACGAAGGGCTCCGACGGCATCCTGGAGAAGGACGGCCAGCGGCTCGCGCTCGACCTCATCTGGATCACGAACTTCGGTCCCAACCAGACGAGCCTCGAGCTCATCCAGCAGCAGCTCAAGAAGGTCGGCATCGAGCTGAACCTCTCGGGCAGCGTCGTGCCCGACTTCATCGCGAAGCAGGATGCCGGCGACTTCGACATCACGTGGGGCAACCTGTCCCGCGCCGACGGCGACGTGCTGCGCACGCAGTTCTCGAAGGCGACCACCAAGACCCGCATCGACGATCCCGAGCTGGAGGCGCTGCTGCAGGCGCAGCTCGCCGAGCCCGACCCCACGAAGCGCGACGCGATCCTCGCCGACGCCCAGGCCCGCATCGCGAGCCAGTACTACCAGATCCCCGTGCACGAGCTCACGTCGATCCTCGGCACCCAGGACGACGTGCACGACGTCTCGCTCGGCGCGGACTCGCGCCTCGACTCCCTCGTCGCGGCGTGGAAGGACGCGTCGTGA
- a CDS encoding LLM class flavin-dependent oxidoreductase, whose product MTGRIPAAGFILAGNHPEGDPRTGLEETLRLFALGEDLGFDVAGIRQRHLERGISSALPFLAAASQRTRSIRLETDVVPLGYETPFRLAEDYGTVDALSGGRVNVGISTSSPHGDLLASLGRSDDSLDPYTLIGRFLEALEGDVLADEALHTPYGPQVPRIEPHVEGLRDRVWLGGGSERSVRWAAEHGLKLLLGNLSDAGGHDRFEPAQRHHLDLYHSLFRGTGEAIVGVERVIVPTTTATAEQRAHYLAYAESRNARTAEPAQLGGRRVVFQRDLIGTAEEIVDRLADDPSFDGRTELRVALPYGFGEDEYRQILFDIRHAVLPELGWAPGSEHSRDAPETASITAHEVA is encoded by the coding sequence GTGACGGGCCGCATTCCGGCAGCGGGGTTCATTCTCGCCGGCAACCACCCCGAGGGCGACCCGCGCACGGGCCTCGAGGAGACGCTGCGGCTCTTCGCCCTCGGCGAGGACCTCGGGTTCGACGTCGCGGGCATCCGCCAGCGGCACCTCGAGCGGGGCATCTCGTCGGCGCTGCCGTTCCTCGCGGCGGCGAGCCAGCGGACGCGGTCCATCCGCCTCGAGACCGACGTCGTGCCGCTCGGCTACGAGACGCCGTTCCGCCTCGCCGAGGACTACGGGACGGTCGACGCGCTGTCCGGCGGGCGCGTCAACGTCGGCATCAGCACGTCGTCGCCGCACGGCGACCTGCTGGCCTCCCTCGGCCGATCCGACGACTCGCTCGACCCGTACACCCTCATCGGGCGCTTCCTCGAGGCGCTCGAGGGCGATGTGCTCGCCGACGAGGCGCTGCACACGCCGTACGGACCGCAGGTGCCGCGCATCGAACCGCACGTCGAGGGCCTCCGCGACCGGGTGTGGCTCGGCGGCGGGTCCGAGCGCTCGGTGCGCTGGGCCGCGGAGCACGGCCTGAAGCTCCTGCTCGGCAATCTCAGCGACGCGGGCGGCCACGACCGCTTCGAGCCGGCGCAGCGCCACCACCTCGACCTCTACCACTCCCTCTTCCGGGGGACTGGAGAGGCGATCGTCGGCGTCGAGCGGGTCATCGTGCCCACGACGACGGCGACGGCCGAGCAGCGTGCCCACTACCTCGCCTACGCCGAGTCGCGGAACGCCCGCACGGCCGAGCCCGCGCAGTTGGGCGGCCGGCGCGTCGTGTTCCAGCGCGATCTCATCGGCACGGCCGAGGAGATCGTCGACCGCCTCGCCGACGACCCCTCATTCGACGGCCGCACCGAGCTGCGCGTCGCGCTGCCATACGGGTTCGGCGAGGACGAGTACCGCCAGATCCTCTTCGACATCCGGCACGCCGTCCTCCCCGAACTGGGCTGGGCGCCGGGCTCGGAGCATTCCCGCGACGCGCCGGAGACGGCATCCATTACGGCACATGAAGTCGCGTGA
- a CDS encoding ABC transporter permease yields MLRYLSRRLLQAVGVLWAAYTVSFLVLYALPADPVRLLAGGDASDVTADQLAELREQYGLDQPLIVQYFRQLADVLHGDLGTSIVTGRPVTEILAEAIPPTAQIAVVGFVLAVVFGGGIAFFATYTRNRALSDFLVGLPPLGVAVPSFWFGLLLIQWFSFTIPLFPAVGDGGPLSVVLPAITLAVPTGAVIAQLLTKSLDTTLREPYIDTAWAKGARRPRVHLRHALRNAALPALTMTGLIIGQLLAGTVVTETVFSRPGIGRVTASAVQQQDIPVVQGVVLFAATVFVLANLAVDLVYPLLDPRIELKPRRAPKAAVVPAGSPA; encoded by the coding sequence ATGCTGCGCTACCTGAGCAGGCGACTGCTGCAGGCGGTGGGCGTGCTGTGGGCCGCCTATACCGTCTCGTTCCTCGTGCTGTACGCCCTGCCGGCCGACCCCGTTCGGCTGCTCGCGGGCGGCGACGCGAGCGACGTCACCGCTGATCAGCTCGCCGAGCTGCGCGAGCAGTACGGGCTCGATCAGCCCCTCATCGTGCAGTACTTCCGGCAGCTGGCGGACGTGCTGCACGGTGACCTCGGCACCTCGATCGTGACGGGACGGCCCGTCACGGAGATCCTGGCCGAGGCCATCCCGCCCACCGCCCAGATCGCGGTCGTCGGCTTCGTCCTCGCCGTCGTCTTCGGCGGCGGGATCGCCTTCTTCGCCACGTACACGCGCAATCGCGCGCTCTCGGACTTCCTCGTCGGGCTGCCCCCGCTCGGCGTCGCCGTGCCGTCGTTCTGGTTCGGCCTGCTGCTCATCCAGTGGTTCTCGTTCACGATCCCGCTCTTCCCCGCCGTGGGCGACGGCGGGCCGCTCTCGGTCGTGCTGCCCGCCATCACCCTCGCGGTGCCGACGGGGGCCGTGATCGCCCAGCTCCTCACGAAGAGCCTCGACACGACGCTGCGCGAGCCCTACATCGACACGGCGTGGGCGAAGGGCGCCCGCCGGCCGCGCGTGCACTTGCGCCACGCGCTGCGCAATGCGGCCCTTCCCGCCCTCACGATGACGGGCCTCATCATCGGCCAGCTCCTCGCCGGCACCGTCGTGACCGAGACGGTCTTCTCGCGCCCCGGGATCGGCCGGGTCACGGCATCCGCCGTGCAGCAGCAGGACATCCCGGTCGTCCAGGGCGTCGTGCTCTTCGCCGCCACCGTGTTCGTCCTGGCGAACCTCGCCGTCGACCTCGTCTATCCCCTGCTCGACCCCCGCATCGAGCTGAAGCCGCGCCGCGCCCCGAAGGCCGCCGTCGTCCCCGCAGGGAGCCCCGCATGA